DNA from Patescibacteria group bacterium:
CGCGTTTGATTATTCCCTGATTCCGGGCGGCGAAATCATGGTCCGCCGGGCCGCGAGGGGCGAGAAGATTACAACGATTGACGAAATTCCGAGGAATCTTGATTCCGAAATGCTTGTTATCGCGAACGCCAAAGGGCCGGTCGCGGTTGCCGGCATCATGGGCGGCCGCGACAGTGGAATCAGCGGCGCAACGAAAACAATCGTCATTGAATCCGCGAATTTTGAGCCGTATTCAATCCGCAAGACTTCAACCAGACTCGGACTCCGGACCGAATCATCAATTCGGTTCGAAAAAAGTCTTGATCCCAATCTTGCGGAAACCGCGATTCTCCGCGCCGCCAAGCTCATTATGGAAATGTGCCCCGAGGCGCGCATCGCCTCGCCGCTTGTCGACGCGGCCAAATTTTCCCTGAAGCAGGGGCCGATCAAACTCAGTTTAAAATCATTTGAAAGCAAAGTCGGCCTCAAGCTTCCGCGCGCCCGGGTGGCCTCAATATTAAAAAGTCTGGGTTTTGTATCGGCCGGCGCCGGCGACATCTTGAATGTAAAAATTCCAAGCTGGCGGGCGACCAAAGACATTGTCATTGCCGAAGATCTGATTGAAGAGGTTCTGCGCATCCACGGCTATGACAAAGTAAAATCCCGTCTGCCCAAATTTGAAATCACTCCGCCGCCCCAGAGCCCTCTGCCGGTTTTTGAGCACCGGGTCCGCGATATACTTGCCGGGCTGGGCGCGAGCGAGGTTTATAATTATTCCTTCATCAGCGAACGGGATTTATCGCGCCTCGGCATTGACGACGGATGCATAAAAATAAAGAATCCGATTTCCAGGGAAGAGGCCCTGCTCCGTCCGAACATGCTCCCCAATTTAATTAAGAATATCTCGTCCAATCAGCACTCTTTCCCGGATATCATGGTCTTTGAAATCGGAAGCGTCTATCTTAATAAACCGAGCGATATCATCGCCGATCCGAAAAAGAAAACCTATCTGCCCGAAGAAAAGCGTCGGCTGGCGGCGGCGGTTATGAATCAGGGCGGCCGGGATCCGTTTGAGCAGGCCCGCGATCTTGCGGCGAATTTTTTCTATGCCGTCGGCATCGATTGCAAGTTTAAGCCGGTCGCAAGCCCCAAGCCTTATGAACACCCGGCCCGCACGGCCTACATTTTTGCCGGCGAGAAGCTCGTGGGCAAGGTATTTGAACTTCATCCGGCAAAAGCAAAGGAATTCGGCGTGAACGAACGGGTCGGCTATTTGGAAGTGGAGCTTGAGCCCCTGCCCGAGCTTATCGTTGGCCGAAACGTCAAATTTTACCCGCTCGCCAGGTTTCCGTCGGTCCGCCGCGACATCGCCCTTGTTTGCTCGGAAGGCCTGCTGTACAATGAACTTGAGGCCGCGATCCGCGGAGCCAGCAGTCTCGTCGCGGGCATTGAACTTTTTGACACTTACCGCGGCGAGAAAATTCCGCAAGGCACCAAAAGTCTGGCCCTGCATCTGGAGCTCCGTCACTCCGAAAGGACGCTCGAGGCTCCGGAGATTGACCGTGAAATTTCAAAAATACTGTCGTCGCTCGCCGCGAAGAAGATTTCACTGCGAAAATAATTCCAAGAAAAATTATTTATATAAAAACAAAAATATGTTTGATTCGAGCAAGGATATTCTTTACATCGTTATCGCGTTCTGCGTTCTTTGGGTGACGATTTTTCTCTGCTGGGTTATTTATTATGTCGCCATGATCTTGCGCCAGGCCCATAGCTTAATGAACGAGCTCAAAGAAAAAATGCAGGCCATTGACGACGCAATTCGCGGCGTCCGTGAAAAGATTGAGCATTCTTCGGTGCATCTCGCTCTGATTGCCGACGGCGCACGCTATCTTGTTAAATATTTTACCGAGAATAAAGAATCTAAAAGAACAAAAAAGACAAAGATAGAAATATAATAGGAGGGTCCGATGAAAAATAATTATGAAATTCGTACACCTGCACACGCACTCCCATTATTCTCTTCTTGACGGTCTTGGAAAAATTCCCGCTTTGGTTAGTCGGGCCAAGGAGCTTGGTATGCCGGCACTCGCACTAACCGATCATGGCGCCATGTACGGCGCTATTGAATTTTATACGACCTGCCGGAAAGAGGGAATTAAGCCGATTATCGGCGTCGAGGCTTATGTTGCGCCGAACCGCCGCTTTGATAAGCGGCCCAGAATTGATGACGGCGCGTTCCATCTCGTTCTGCTTGCCGAAACGCTTGAGGGATACAAAAATCTTCTGCGGCTAACCTCAAAGGCATATCTTGAGGGATTTTATTATCGGCCGCGCATGGACAAAGAAATTTTGCGGGAGTATTCACGCGGAATAATTGCGTCAACCGCTTGTCTGGGCGGTCAGATACCGCGCGCTCTTATGGCCGAACGCTTTGAAGACGCGGAGAACCTGGTTACCGAATATAAATCAATTTTCGGGGCAGATAATTTTTTTCTTGAGCTTCAGGACCACCCCGAATTGCCGGAATACGAAATTTTAAATCCGCGCATCATGGATCTCGCCAAAGCGACCGGCACCCCACTTATCGCCACTAAAGACATTCATTACGTTTATCCCGACGATCGCCAGGCACAGGATCTGCTGACTTGCGTGCAGACCGGTAAGACCGTAAATGACACGGACCGCCTCAACATGGCCAACCATGACGCCTCGATGACATCGCCCGAGCACATGGCCGAGGCCTTTGCTCACGTTCCCGAAGCGATTGAGAATACCGTGAAAATCGCCGAGCGCTGCAATGTGGAAATTCCGCTCGGCGGCAACATTCTTCCGGTTTTTCACGTGCCGACCGGCGAATCCGACAACGCCTATCTGCGCCGTCTTTGCGAAAAGGGACTTGGGGATCGCTTTCCCGTCGCCGGACCGGAAATCCGCGAACGGCTTGAGTACGAGCTTAGCACTATTGAACGAATGGGTTTTGCCTCGTATTTCCTGATTGTTTCGGATTTTGTGAACTGGGCCAAGGATCGAGGCATTATGGTCGGCCCGGGCCGCGGCTCGGCCGCCGGTTCGATCGTATCGTATGTTTTAAAAATTACCGACATCGATCCATTGCGCTACGGCCTGCTGTTTGAAAGATTTTTGAATCCGGACCGCATTTCCATGCCGGATATCGACCTTGATTTTGCCGATGACCGCCGCGGCGAGGTGATTGAGTACGTCGTGAAAAAATACGGCAGCGACAATGTCGCTGGAATCATTACCTTCGGGACAATGGCCTCGCGCGCTGCGGTGCGCGATGTTGGCCGCGTCCTCGGCTGGCCGTACGGAGAAGTTGATCGCATTGCCAAACTCATCCCGCCGCCGATTCAGGGTAAGCATATTCCGCTCGTGAAATCAGTCAAGGAAAATCCCGAGCTCCGCGCTGTCTACGAGGGAGACGCGCGTGTCAAAGAGCTTCTCGATCTCTCCATGAAACTCGAGGGGACCGTGCGCCACGCGTCCCAGCACGCCTGCGGCATCGTTATTTCCGACAAGCCGCTCACTGAATATGTGCCTCTCCAGGCGGTGCCGGATGGCGACATTGATCGGGTTACTCAGTATTCGCTCCATCCGATTGAGGATATCGGTCTTCTGAAGATGGACTTCTTGGGGCTCGCGAACCTGACCATCATTCAGAACGCGTTGGATATCATCGGCGCGGTTTATCACGAAAAAATTGATATCGAAAAAATTCCTCTGGATGATAAGAAGGCATTCGAACTTCTCGGTCGCGGCGAAACGACGGGTGTGTTTCAGCTTGAGTCAGACGGCATGAAACGCTACATCAAAGAGCTTAAACCCACGGAAATGGAAGATATTATCGCCATGGTTGCGCTCTACCGCCCGGGCCCGATGCAATGGATTGACAGTTTCATCCGGCGCAAGCACGGTAAGGAGCGGATTGAATATGAGCATCCGCTGATGGAGAACGCGCTCAAGAACACATACGGCATTCCGGTTTATCAAGAACAGGTCATGCAGGTTTCAAAAGATATGGCCGGGTTTACCGGCGGCGAGGCCGATACTCTGCGCAAGGCCATGGGAAAGAAGATTGCCGCGCTCATGAAGGAGATGAAGGATAAATTTATCAAGGGCGCGGTCAAGCAGGGCGTGGCGCGTGACAAAGCCGACAAGGTATTTACGCGTCTTGAAGACTTCGCGGCATACGGTTTTAACAAGTCGCACGCCACCTGCTATGCCATGATCGCTTATCGCACCGCGTTTCTCAAGGCGCGTTATCCCAATTGTTTTATGGCCGCGCTCATGAATTCCGATTCCCAGAATATCGACCGCATCACCATTGAAGTCGATGAGTGTCGCAAGATGGGGCTGGAGGTCCTGCCGCCGGATGTTAATGAGTCATTTGGAAAATTTGCCATTGTGCCTAATACCAATAAAATTCGCTGGGGCCTTTCGGCAATCAAAAATCTCGGTGAAGATATCGTTAAGACAATTGTTCACGAAAGAAAAGCGAACGGCAATTTCCGCGACCTTGAAGATTTTATTTCACGCATCAATACAAAGAATTTTAACAAAAAATCCCTGGAATCGCTTATCCGCTCCGGCGCGCTTGATTTGTTCGGCGAGCGGAACCAGCTTTTGCA
Protein-coding regions in this window:
- a CDS encoding DNA polymerase III subunit alpha; this translates as MKFVHLHTHSHYSLLDGLGKIPALVSRAKELGMPALALTDHGAMYGAIEFYTTCRKEGIKPIIGVEAYVAPNRRFDKRPRIDDGAFHLVLLAETLEGYKNLLRLTSKAYLEGFYYRPRMDKEILREYSRGIIASTACLGGQIPRALMAERFEDAENLVTEYKSIFGADNFFLELQDHPELPEYEILNPRIMDLAKATGTPLIATKDIHYVYPDDRQAQDLLTCVQTGKTVNDTDRLNMANHDASMTSPEHMAEAFAHVPEAIENTVKIAERCNVEIPLGGNILPVFHVPTGESDNAYLRRLCEKGLGDRFPVAGPEIRERLEYELSTIERMGFASYFLIVSDFVNWAKDRGIMVGPGRGSAAGSIVSYVLKITDIDPLRYGLLFERFLNPDRISMPDIDLDFADDRRGEVIEYVVKKYGSDNVAGIITFGTMASRAAVRDVGRVLGWPYGEVDRIAKLIPPPIQGKHIPLVKSVKENPELRAVYEGDARVKELLDLSMKLEGTVRHASQHACGIVISDKPLTEYVPLQAVPDGDIDRVTQYSLHPIEDIGLLKMDFLGLANLTIIQNALDIIGAVYHEKIDIEKIPLDDKKAFELLGRGETTGVFQLESDGMKRYIKELKPTEMEDIIAMVALYRPGPMQWIDSFIRRKHGKERIEYEHPLMENALKNTYGIPVYQEQVMQVSKDMAGFTGGEADTLRKAMGKKIAALMKEMKDKFIKGAVKQGVARDKADKVFTRLEDFAAYGFNKSHATCYAMIAYRTAFLKARYPNCFMAALMNSDSQNIDRITIEVDECRKMGLEVLPPDVNESFGKFAIVPNTNKIRWGLSAIKNLGEDIVKTIVHERKANGNFRDLEDFISRINTKNFNKKSLESLIRSGALDLFGERNQLLQNIEILLEFHRGIQKEIESGQSSLFAGSPEVGRSRLTLRPVPAAPKRERLQWERELLGLYVTEHPFRELEEALGDAITRLSELAHRREGFVKIGGVLTTMKKILTRKNETMLFARIEDTSGDIELIIFPNTYRDFSAVWQADNTIIVSGKISDKDGEPKVIVNSACSADKENCMQALSILENGAGWAPSAASLSRAVQIEIPGSAAGETMARLKEVLLAYPGGERVRLIIGSGYAAKKIEPDIRVDYSAGLVEAVGGLLGPESIRMA
- the pheT gene encoding phenylalanine--tRNA ligase subunit beta, with protein sequence MLVSRNWLNEYCAIPKSLSDKDLALKLSLTVVEVEGWQEEGKNLDKVVVGKILKVSKHPNADKLKICVVDVGTEKLSIVCGGANVAEGMLVAVARVGARVRWHGEGELQELAPAKIRGIESRGMICAAEELGLSEKLNPEHGILDITGTRAKPGAPFARALGLTDTIFEVDNKSLTHRPDLWGHYGMARELSAIYGGKLKPVDLQKIKSPKKGTAKKLKVKILDSALCPRYMGLVIDNIKIAASPVVLQKRLAALNVRPINNIVDATNYILLELGQPLHAFDYSLIPGGEIMVRRAARGEKITTIDEIPRNLDSEMLVIANAKGPVAVAGIMGGRDSGISGATKTIVIESANFEPYSIRKTSTRLGLRTESSIRFEKSLDPNLAETAILRAAKLIMEMCPEARIASPLVDAAKFSLKQGPIKLSLKSFESKVGLKLPRARVASILKSLGFVSAGAGDILNVKIPSWRATKDIVIAEDLIEEVLRIHGYDKVKSRLPKFEITPPPQSPLPVFEHRVRDILAGLGASEVYNYSFISERDLSRLGIDDGCIKIKNPISREEALLRPNMLPNLIKNISSNQHSFPDIMVFEIGSVYLNKPSDIIADPKKKTYLPEEKRRLAAAVMNQGGRDPFEQARDLAANFFYAVGIDCKFKPVASPKPYEHPARTAYIFAGEKLVGKVFELHPAKAKEFGVNERVGYLEVELEPLPELIVGRNVKFYPLARFPSVRRDIALVCSEGLLYNELEAAIRGASSLVAGIELFDTYRGEKIPQGTKSLALHLELRHSERTLEAPEIDREISKILSSLAAKKISLRK